The Martelella sp. AD-3 genome includes a region encoding these proteins:
- a CDS encoding ABC transporter substrate-binding protein gives MKAILAAAGVAALATSASAETIRVFANSAHQIAFEGQGGQADASLADAFERETGIKVVWETVPYPEMRQTMLRALAGRSAQYDVVMVENSWAVPSVLDKLVSVNSVASPDQTDELADIFPAMKGDFTQNGELKGVPIRSNPQIVHFNKKIFSERGIDVPISFEAMLDAAEKASYKRSDGASIYGLAIKPNEDLISIVKALGGGIVSPNYEVLVDTPETIAAIKRIRTLFDDGAIPPNFFSMDSASVQTLMREGLAAMTLFGDNYYLRFNDPNSSRIAGDAGFFAVPGEKDGSYAPTKVAFWSAALPANADAESHANGWKFIHYLASPPVQLQMALNGNGPVSITTLHDPAFIDAAPYAAVSEIALDHASPLLPVFDGTAQIQDTFEQAAVAAILGKETVEVAMSEVAAKIEKIIASKRPE, from the coding sequence ATGAAGGCCATTCTCGCCGCCGCCGGAGTTGCCGCTCTGGCCACTTCGGCGAGTGCCGAAACGATCCGGGTCTTCGCCAATTCTGCGCATCAGATCGCGTTTGAAGGGCAAGGTGGGCAGGCTGACGCCAGCCTTGCTGATGCGTTCGAAAGGGAAACGGGTATCAAGGTCGTTTGGGAGACGGTTCCCTATCCGGAGATGCGTCAGACCATGTTACGGGCTCTTGCCGGCAGGAGCGCCCAGTATGACGTCGTGATGGTTGAGAACAGCTGGGCGGTTCCATCCGTACTCGACAAGCTTGTGTCAGTGAACTCTGTTGCCAGTCCTGATCAAACGGATGAGCTCGCAGATATCTTTCCTGCGATGAAGGGAGATTTTACACAAAACGGTGAACTCAAGGGCGTGCCGATCCGCTCCAATCCGCAGATCGTTCATTTCAACAAGAAGATTTTCTCCGAACGCGGCATCGATGTGCCGATCAGCTTCGAGGCGATGCTCGATGCTGCTGAAAAGGCTTCGTACAAGCGTAGTGACGGGGCGTCCATTTATGGTCTGGCGATCAAGCCCAATGAGGACCTTATATCAATCGTCAAGGCGCTCGGCGGCGGTATCGTCTCGCCGAACTATGAAGTCCTAGTCGACACACCGGAAACCATAGCCGCCATCAAGCGGATCAGGACGCTTTTTGATGACGGCGCCATTCCGCCGAACTTCTTCTCCATGGATTCAGCTTCGGTGCAGACGCTGATGCGTGAAGGTCTCGCCGCGATGACGCTGTTCGGCGACAACTACTATCTGCGTTTCAACGACCCAAACTCGTCGCGCATTGCGGGAGACGCCGGCTTCTTCGCGGTTCCCGGCGAGAAGGATGGCAGTTACGCGCCCACAAAAGTCGCCTTCTGGTCAGCGGCACTGCCGGCGAATGCCGATGCTGAAAGCCATGCGAATGGCTGGAAGTTCATCCATTATCTCGCTTCTCCACCTGTGCAGCTGCAGATGGCCCTGAACGGCAACGGCCCCGTCAGCATCACAACCCTGCATGATCCGGCCTTCATCGACGCGGCGCCCTATGCGGCTGTCTCCGAAATTGCACTCGACCATGCGAGCCCGCTGCTGCCCGTCTTCGACGGGACGGCTCAGATCCAGGATACGTTCGAACAGGCTGCCGTCGCTGCTATTCTCGGAAAGGAAACAGTGGAGGTCGCGATGAGCGAAGTCGCGGCGAAGATCGAGAAGATCATCGCAAGCAAGCGTCCTGAATGA
- a CDS encoding ABC transporter ATP-binding protein, whose translation MSFLQIENVKKTFGELEVIKGVGFSAEKGEFVVFVGPSGCGKSTLLRMIAGLEQVNGGRLTIDGRDVTFEEPARRAISMVFQSYALYPHMNVFENMAFGLRMAKLPESEIRRSVEEAAGILQIEQLLDRKPRALSGGQRQRVAIGRAIVRNPKIFLFDEPLSNLDAELRTQMRVEIARLHRKLGATMVYVTHDQVEAMTLADRIVVLRSGLVEQVGTPTELYDTPVNTFVAGFIGSPKMNFIKATAERVSQGVLLLAHPSFSDGCLSLATDATAKIRQGDIVTIGLRPEHLVLDNEAPLLRLKLDITENLGGSTQLHSRGGEDAVVIVTQGSIDLQADDELNVGMDSGKIYLFDEEGKAFGHAQRHIAARAN comes from the coding sequence ATGTCATTTCTGCAAATCGAAAACGTAAAGAAGACGTTCGGAGAACTGGAGGTCATAAAGGGAGTCGGCTTCTCCGCGGAGAAAGGTGAGTTCGTGGTCTTCGTCGGTCCATCAGGCTGCGGGAAGTCTACATTACTGAGAATGATCGCTGGACTTGAGCAAGTGAATGGCGGGCGCCTGACGATCGACGGCAGGGATGTCACCTTCGAAGAACCAGCGCGCCGAGCCATATCCATGGTGTTTCAGTCCTATGCGCTCTACCCGCACATGAACGTGTTCGAAAACATGGCATTCGGTCTCAGGATGGCCAAGTTACCGGAAAGCGAAATCAGGCGCAGCGTCGAAGAGGCCGCAGGCATATTGCAGATCGAGCAATTGTTGGATCGTAAGCCGCGAGCACTTTCTGGCGGTCAGCGACAACGCGTGGCGATCGGCCGTGCCATCGTGCGAAATCCGAAAATATTCCTGTTTGACGAACCGCTCTCAAACCTCGACGCAGAACTACGCACCCAAATGCGGGTCGAAATTGCTCGTCTGCACCGTAAACTTGGGGCGACCATGGTCTATGTCACGCACGATCAGGTGGAAGCAATGACACTTGCCGACCGGATTGTCGTGCTCCGATCCGGGCTGGTCGAGCAAGTGGGAACACCGACGGAACTTTATGATACACCCGTCAACACCTTCGTCGCCGGCTTCATCGGTTCTCCGAAAATGAACTTTATCAAGGCGACCGCGGAGCGCGTGAGCCAAGGCGTACTCTTGTTGGCGCACCCCTCATTTTCCGATGGGTGCCTATCCTTGGCAACTGATGCCACGGCAAAAATCCGCCAGGGAGACATTGTCACCATCGGGCTTCGCCCTGAACACCTTGTGCTGGACAATGAAGCCCCGCTGCTACGCCTCAAACTCGACATCACGGAGAACCTGGGTGGATCGACGCAACTTCACTCGCGTGGCGGTGAAGACGCGGTCGTGATCGTAACCCAAGGAAGCATCGATCTGCAGGCTGACGACGAGTTGAATGTCGGAATGGATTCCGGCAAAATCTACTTATTCGATGAAGAGGGAAAGGCATTCGGCCATGCGCAGCGCCATATCGCCGCAAGGGCAAACTAA
- a CDS encoding IS110 family transposase, with protein sequence MGEDTLFVGLDVHKETIAVAVAEGIRGGEVRYLGEIRNSHEAVRRLVAKLGKHEAILRFCYEAGPCGYVLHRQLTDLRQDCIVVAPSLTPARPGDRVKTDRRDAVLLARLHRADELTAVWVPDEGHEAIRDLVRARTSAMENRRRARQQLAGFLLRHGRIYRSGLNWTKKHRRWLSTLRFGHPAHQIVLQEYVDAVDDADKRLSRLETQIKMLIPEWSLGPVVQAIQAMRGVRLISAVTIVAETGDINRFDTPRQFMSYLGLVPSEYSSGGSTRRGGITKAGSKEARRVLIEGAWAYRCHAAVGSEHSGRLEALPKPVRDIAWKAQIRLCARYRRLSSRGKVQTVVTTAIAREMAAFIWAIARHVHPASPAA encoded by the coding sequence ATGGGAGAGGATACATTATTTGTCGGGCTTGACGTCCACAAAGAGACAATCGCTGTCGCTGTGGCGGAAGGCATACGTGGCGGTGAAGTGCGTTATCTCGGAGAGATTAGGAACTCACACGAAGCCGTTCGACGTCTGGTCGCCAAGCTCGGGAAGCATGAAGCCATACTCCGCTTCTGCTACGAGGCCGGTCCCTGCGGCTATGTCCTTCACAGGCAACTGACAGATCTCCGTCAGGATTGCATCGTCGTTGCGCCATCTCTGACACCGGCGCGCCCTGGAGACCGGGTTAAGACAGACCGCAGAGATGCCGTCCTGCTGGCACGCCTGCATCGCGCCGATGAGCTCACCGCAGTCTGGGTTCCCGATGAAGGACATGAAGCGATCCGCGACCTGGTGCGGGCCCGCACGTCGGCGATGGAGAATCGGCGTCGGGCCCGACAACAGCTTGCCGGTTTCCTTTTGCGGCACGGCCGCATCTACAGATCGGGGCTAAACTGGACGAAGAAACATCGGCGATGGTTGTCAACGCTCCGATTTGGACATCCTGCACATCAGATTGTCCTGCAGGAATACGTCGACGCTGTCGATGATGCCGACAAGAGGCTTTCCCGGCTCGAAACACAGATAAAGATGTTAATCCCAGAGTGGTCACTGGGGCCAGTCGTGCAAGCGATCCAGGCCATGCGTGGCGTGAGGCTCATCTCAGCCGTCACCATCGTCGCAGAGACCGGCGATATAAACCGCTTCGATACGCCGCGGCAGTTCATGAGCTATCTCGGTCTCGTGCCATCAGAGTATTCCAGTGGAGGCAGCACCAGAAGGGGCGGAATCACCAAGGCAGGTTCAAAAGAGGCCCGACGCGTCTTGATTGAAGGTGCATGGGCCTACCGATGCCATGCGGCTGTCGGATCAGAACACTCAGGCAGACTGGAGGCACTTCCCAAACCTGTCAGAGACATCGCTTGGAAAGCACAGATCAGACTGTGTGCCAGATACCGGCGCCTGAGTTCACGCGGAAAAGTGCAGACTGTTGTAACCACAGCAATAGCCAGAGAGATGGCTGCCTTTATCTGGGCCATCGCACGCCATGTTCATCCGGCGTCGCCCGCCGCCTGA
- a CDS encoding transcription termination/antitermination protein NusG, producing MTRDMTSLEAELGKNSLRRLDRDAALRRMRLDEQHALTETHEQATWYVAAVHPGHEQQVETVLKDIGAEALVPMRKGKQRRRRGRMLPVRDEVLMTGYVLVRFVSTARALRGLLRLDYVIAILGGWETPYPVADDKVAQIMRKADNGDFDYERHSDVEVVAGDRVMIGEGIFEGQVGTVVTANSKGKGDVVVEVDLFGRLTPMVVPLAVIAKV from the coding sequence ATGACACGGGATATGACGAGCCTTGAGGCAGAACTCGGCAAGAATAGCCTTCGGCGTCTGGACCGGGATGCAGCACTCAGACGCATGCGCCTTGATGAGCAGCATGCACTGACGGAAACTCATGAACAGGCGACATGGTATGTGGCAGCGGTTCATCCGGGCCATGAGCAGCAGGTGGAGACGGTCCTGAAGGACATTGGTGCTGAGGCGCTTGTGCCAATGCGCAAGGGCAAGCAGAGGCGCAGGCGAGGGCGGATGCTGCCGGTGAGAGACGAGGTGCTGATGACCGGCTATGTGCTTGTCCGCTTTGTCAGCACGGCCCGGGCGCTCAGAGGCCTCCTCAGGCTTGATTATGTCATCGCCATACTCGGGGGCTGGGAGACGCCGTATCCTGTCGCAGACGACAAGGTGGCTCAGATCATGCGCAAGGCTGACAATGGCGACTTCGACTATGAGCGTCACAGCGATGTCGAAGTCGTAGCCGGCGACCGGGTGATGATCGGCGAGGGGATCTTCGAGGGACAGGTCGGCACGGTGGTTACGGCCAACAGCAAGGGCAAGGGTGATGTCGTGGTCGAGGTTGATCTGTTCGGCCGGCTGACGCCGATGGTCGTGCCGCTTGCCGTGATCGCCAAGGTGTGA
- a CDS encoding FAD-dependent oxidoreductase: MTGYTLSDRAVQTRDVDVLVLGGGMSGVFSAIGAKDETTSVVIVEPANVLGGQGTSGGVAGFVGDTENVNDAFRTLIERLALCGKIDPYRPNEDRRAYDLESCAFILQELVDEAGIEIWLHSTALDMRKEGADVREVLVRCGPNLVVVRPKMVIDATGNAVIATISGCETIHLGPRKQLPMSLYFTLWNTGKPVEPYLPPGCPLWESSDDLPMTSLHAFSNGRVEVKMKVVGFDAADGFSLSRAEIYARRQMMGLIYHLQTQGYQGRHSFDGGRPLATYTLASVSRNIGQREGRRIIGRSKLTDDDVRSACTFSDAVAVGAYHLDFHWTDTEKRAGTGVTDMVEPYQIPLSAMRPVGLNNVLCPGRSLSGDQLALSSYRAMTTCAQMGFGAGKAAVHAISRSGTLDTIDFEVLKKTLAENGQSLNLSDYGDYLRCLRVFDESVPFAGRSETNSEGRLILARASGGRTLALRHNAQAGRMEIALRRGGGWQPKVELEASADAGHLVSCAFGGDGGLVLNFENSQQRTFVAEMPVADLDDGKAFSVPVGSIGGVPSTDDLDQVRFSLICDAEGFPVSASASDHEGPAAVDGMSVLSLASCPFGPGRAHLVAGRDGVRDLMLVLIVEGETKTISRYLLVDRNADAGTRPAIIPTAVGLALLYQRQDGEVRFYEGAVERFAAVGERPPREEDLQAMPYNDHVIFSTL; the protein is encoded by the coding sequence ATGACAGGCTACACCTTGAGCGATCGCGCGGTGCAAACGCGCGATGTGGATGTCCTTGTGCTTGGCGGCGGCATGTCGGGCGTGTTCTCCGCCATCGGTGCGAAGGACGAGACCACAAGCGTTGTGATCGTGGAACCGGCCAATGTGCTCGGCGGACAGGGAACAAGCGGCGGCGTCGCCGGTTTCGTGGGTGACACGGAGAATGTCAACGATGCCTTTCGCACGCTGATCGAGCGACTTGCCCTATGCGGCAAGATTGATCCCTATCGTCCGAATGAAGATCGCCGTGCCTATGATCTGGAGAGCTGCGCCTTTATCCTTCAGGAGCTTGTCGACGAGGCGGGAATAGAGATCTGGCTGCATTCAACGGCGCTCGACATGCGCAAGGAGGGCGCCGACGTCAGAGAAGTCCTCGTTAGATGCGGCCCGAATCTTGTGGTTGTCCGCCCTAAAATGGTGATCGATGCAACGGGCAATGCGGTCATTGCGACGATTTCCGGTTGTGAGACCATCCATCTCGGGCCGCGCAAGCAACTGCCGATGAGCCTCTATTTTACGCTGTGGAATACCGGAAAGCCCGTTGAGCCCTATCTTCCGCCGGGCTGTCCGCTGTGGGAAAGCAGTGACGATTTGCCGATGACTTCCTTGCATGCCTTCAGCAATGGTCGTGTTGAAGTGAAGATGAAGGTCGTGGGCTTTGATGCCGCCGACGGGTTCAGCCTGTCACGGGCTGAAATCTACGCCCGCCGACAGATGATGGGTCTGATTTATCACCTGCAAACACAGGGCTATCAGGGAAGGCATTCCTTTGACGGCGGGCGGCCCCTCGCGACCTACACCTTGGCCTCGGTTTCCCGGAATATCGGGCAGCGGGAAGGGCGCAGGATCATTGGCAGAAGCAAGTTGACCGATGACGATGTGCGCTCTGCCTGCACTTTTAGCGATGCAGTCGCCGTCGGAGCATATCACCTTGATTTTCACTGGACGGACACGGAAAAGCGCGCCGGAACGGGCGTAACCGATATGGTCGAACCCTATCAGATCCCCCTGAGCGCCATGCGGCCTGTCGGCCTCAACAATGTCCTTTGTCCAGGCCGCTCGCTCAGTGGCGACCAACTCGCCCTCAGTTCCTACCGCGCGATGACAACCTGCGCGCAGATGGGTTTCGGCGCCGGGAAGGCCGCGGTGCACGCTATCTCGCGATCCGGCACGCTTGACACCATTGATTTCGAGGTCCTGAAGAAGACGCTCGCGGAAAATGGGCAGTCGCTCAACCTTTCGGACTATGGTGATTATTTGCGATGCCTGAGGGTATTTGATGAGTCTGTTCCTTTCGCGGGTCGCTCGGAAACGAATAGTGAAGGCCGTCTGATACTGGCACGTGCATCAGGCGGTCGGACGCTTGCTCTCCGCCACAACGCGCAGGCCGGGCGTATGGAGATAGCCCTGCGCCGCGGTGGTGGATGGCAACCAAAAGTGGAGCTGGAGGCGTCAGCGGATGCTGGACATCTTGTCTCATGCGCATTTGGGGGCGACGGCGGGCTTGTCCTGAACTTCGAGAACAGTCAACAGCGAACCTTTGTGGCTGAAATGCCTGTTGCCGACCTCGATGACGGCAAGGCCTTTTCCGTTCCGGTGGGGAGTATCGGCGGTGTCCCGTCGACTGACGATCTGGATCAGGTCCGCTTTTCACTGATCTGCGACGCTGAGGGATTTCCGGTCAGCGCATCCGCTTCGGATCACGAAGGTCCGGCTGCGGTGGATGGAATGTCCGTCCTTTCTCTTGCGTCCTGTCCTTTTGGTCCGGGACGCGCCCATCTTGTGGCTGGCAGAGACGGGGTTCGTGATCTGATGCTTGTTCTCATTGTGGAGGGCGAAACGAAGACCATTTCGCGGTATCTGCTTGTTGATCGCAATGCCGATGCCGGAACGCGTCCCGCAATCATTCCGACCGCCGTCGGGCTCGCATTACTCTATCAGCGCCAGGATGGGGAGGTGCGGTTTTACGAGGGAGCGGTGGAACGTTTCGCGGCGGTCGGCGAGCGGCCGCCGCGGGAAGAGGACCTGCAGGCCATGCCCTATAATGACCACGTCATTTTTTCGACTTTGTAA